ACCTGTGGGCCGCTGACGCGGAGCGTTCCCGAGCCCCCTCGCCCACGAAAGACAACCATGCCTCCGCCGCTGCGACTGCTCATTGACCGCGCATCAACCCCCATTGGACAGATATGGGTCGTCTGCGACGAGGCCGGAGCGCTCCGCGCGGTCGACTGGGACGAGTACGAAGCGCGGATGATGCGCCTGCTGCGCCTGCATTACGGAGAGCACGGCTACGCGCTGGCCCCCGCGAGCGACCCCTTCGGGCGGACCACGGCGTTGCAGGCGTACCTGCGCGGAGACATCCGCGCCATCGACGACCTCCCCGTGGCCACCGCGGGCACGGACTTCCAACGCGAGGTCTGGCGCGCGCTTCGAGACATCCCCGCTGGAGCCACCACCAGCTACAGCAAGCTGGCCGAGCGCATCGGCCGCCCCAAGGCGGTGCGCGCGGTGGGCATGGCCAATGGCGCCAACCCGATTGGCGTCGTGGTGCCCTGCCACCGGGTGGTGGGCGCGAACGCGTCCCTCACCGGCTACGGCGGCGGACTCGAACGTAAACAATGGCTGCTCGACCACGAGCGCCGCCATGCACCGCCTTCCCTTTCCCAACCCCAGCCTGACTGAAAGGGACCCACCCCATGCCTCCTGACACCACCGCCCACGCAGAGAGCTTCCACGCGCTTCATCAGGGCCCCGCGCCCCTCATCCTGCCCAACGCCTGGGACGCCGCCAGCGCGCGGCTCTTCGAGAGCCTGGGCGCGAAGGCCATCGCCACCACGAGCGCGGGCGTCGCGTGGGCCCATGGATATCCAGACGGTGACAGCCTCCCGTTCGAGCACCTGCTCGCGACCGTCAACACCATCACCCGCATCGTCCGGGTGCCGCTGACCTTCGACCTCGAAGGGGGCTACTCCAACGACCCGGGCCAGGTCGCTGTCAACGCCGCCCGCCTCATCGAAGCGGGCGTGGTGGGCATCAACCTCGAGGACGGCGCGGGCTCGCCCACCGCCCTGTGCGAGAAGATTGCCCACGTGAGACAGGCCAGCGCGCGGCTCGGCGTCCGCCTCTTCATCAACGCGCGCACCGACGTCTACCTCCGAGGGCTCGTGCCCGAGGCGCTGCGGCAGGACGAGACGCTCGCCCGCGCGGAGCAATACCGCGCGGCGGGGGCGGATGGCTTCTTCGTCCCCGGACTGGTGGATGCGGCGGGAATCCAGGCTATCACCCGAGGCACGCCCCTGCCCGTCAATGTCCTGGTCCGCCCTGGACTCCCCAACGCCTTCGAACTGCAACGGCTGGGTATTCGCAGGCTCTCCAGTGGATCGACCATTCCGCTGGCGCTGTGGGGGCAAGCCACCGCGCTGGTCTCCGCGTTCCTCGCCGATGGACGCTCCGAGCCGCTGGGCCAAGGCGCGGCCACCTACGACACCCTCAACGCCCTGATGAAACCCGCCGCGGCGCCCTGAGCCCGCCGCGCTCAGCCGCAGCCCAGCGCGTACGTCACCTCCACCAGCGAGCCCACGGACGGCGCGGACTCCCGGTTGAAGAGGACCGCGTTCTCGCCGGCGTCGTACTCCCAGCCCGACGTCACCGGGACACCGTCCACATGGACCACGATGCTGGACGGGTCCGCCGGGGTCTCCGAGAGCGGGAACTTGCGGTTGGTGCCGAAGGTACTGTCGGAGAGCTTCTCCAGCGAGCTGGCCCAGTTCGGCGTGCAGATGCTGTCCACAACGCCCCCCGTGGCCAGCGCCAACTGGCTGTAACGGCTGCCCGAGCTGCTCGACGTCGGGCACTTGGACAGATCCGCGGGGCCGACGATGGCGTTGATGCTCAACTTCGAGCGGTCATTGCCCTTCAGCGCCATCAGGTACGTCTCATAGAAGGACACCGGCTGCGCGCTGAAGTCCTCCTCGTCCGAGACGAAGATGATGGCCAGACGCGCGTCCTCACGCAGGAAGCCACCGTTGCCGTCGTTCGGCTGCGGCGTGCGCGGGTCGTCCTCGCTGTAGAGCAGCGGATCCGACAGGGCGCGGTAGGCGGCCTCCAGGCCCTGCTCGTTCCAATGACACACACCCACGCGCGTGTTGTTGGCGAACACGGTGGCCGCGTCCGGTGTCCCCGGCGTGATGATGCGGGGCCGCGAGCCGTCCACCGGGAACAGGCGCCCATTCTCCCCACCCTGCGCACCGCCCGGGCACTCGGACCAGCCGCCCGGCGACGGGTCCAGGCCGGTGGTGGTGACGCCGATGCGGTAGTCCACCGACGCGCCGTCCGCCGCGCTCAGGAAGGAGGCGAAGTTCTGTCCCAGGCTCTGCTGCTCCTCCATCATCGAGCCCGAGTTATCCACCACGAAGAGCACGTCCACCTTCGCCTGGGACTCCTGGAAGAAGCGGTCCGTCTGCTCCGCCTTCGTCACCCCCAGGCCCACCATGCCCACCGTGTAGACGGCGCCGTCCGCGAGCGTGAAGCGCAGCGCCGCCGTGTCCGCGCCCTCGTCCACCGGGGCGTACGTCGCCGTCAGGGGCCGCGTGCTCGCGGGCCCCAGCGTCCACGGGGCATTGCCGCCGCCGTCCACGGTGAACTCCCCCGCGTCCGCGTCGAACGCCACCTGATTCACCTGCACGGGCCCCACACACGAATTCACCGCCACCAGCTCACGCGTCCGAGGACCGCACGACAGCTTGGTGACGCCGAAGTCCAACGTCGTGGGCTGCAACGCGAAGCACCCCACCACGCCCTCGCCCTGGAGCTGCACCAGGGGATGCCCCAGCGTGGGATGGTTCACCCACGCCTCGGCCAGGCCCGTGAAGCGGCCTTCTTCCGGCGGCTTGAAGCGGATGACGAGCGACGCCTTCTTGCCGGGCTCGAGCACGCCATTCTCCACCGGCGTCGCCGTGAAGGCGCCATCCGAGCCCTGCGCGAGCTGCATCGAGGCCAGGTAGCAGGCCTCCGACCCCGTATTCCGCAGCGTCGCCCCGAGCGCCACCTCCGCGCCCACCGGCACCTTGCCGAAGTCGAGCGTCTGGGACAGCGCGTACTGGCACGGCGGGAAGACGCCCCCCTGCCCTTCGAGCGCCACCGCCTCCGTGGCCAGGGAGCCTCCGTCGCGCACCGTGACGGCGAGCTTGCCGGTGCTCACCACCGTGTTCCCCGCCTTGGGACTGAAGGTGACGCCCACCCGGACACTCTGCCCGGCGGGCACCGACACGCTGGCCGGCGCCTGCGCCAGGGTGAAGTAGCCGCCCTGGTGCGTGTCGAGCTCGAGGTCGCTCACGCTCACGCTGTCGCGGCAGCGGTTGTAGACGGTGACCTGCCGCGTCGCCGTCATGCCTTCCGCCACCGTGCCGAAAGCCAACCGCCGGGGAAGCACGGTGACGCAAGAGCCGCCGCCCTCACCCGCCAGGGCCACCTTGGGGCCCGGCGCGGTGGAGCCCTGCTCGCGCACGCCAATCTCCACCCGCCCGTCACGCACCTTGCCCACCGCCGAGGGCGTGAAGGCCACGCGCAGCTCCACCACCGCGCCCGGCGCCAGCAGGTTGTTGGCCACCACCGGCTCGTTCGAAACGCGGAAGACGCCCTCGGAGCTCTCCACCAACTGCGAACCGCTGAAGCTCAGCGGCTCCGTGCCCAGGTTGCGCACGGTGATGACCTGCTCCGCCGTGGCGCCCAGGGCCACGCGGCCGAAGTCCACGCGCAGCGGCGTCACCTCCAACTTGGACGCCACGCCGGTGCCCGTCAGCGGCACCACGGCGGGCTCGCATCCGTCACACACCACCACGTGCAGCGCCGCCTCGGCCGTGCCCAACCGGCGCGGGGCGTAGGCCACCGGAATCACCCGCGCCTCGCCCGGCGCCAGCGAAGAGGGCAATCCCTGGCCCGCGGTGAACTGGTCGGCGTCCGCGCCCTGCAGCGATAGCGACAGCGGGCTGTCCACGTCGGACGGGTTGCGCACCGTCACCTCGCGCATCTCCACGAAGCCCATGGGCACGTTGCCGAAGTCGAGCGCCTCCGGGGACACCTCGATGAAAGCCTTCACGCCACGGCCCTTCACCGGCACCCGCCCGCCGGCCTCCGCGTCCGTGAGGATCTCCACCTGCCCCTGAATCTCGCCCTCCACCCGCGGCAGGAAGTGGACTTCAATCTCCTGCTCGCCACCGGCGGGCAGGACGAAAGGCTCGAAGGGCGGGATGTCCACGTTGGGCACGCTGGAGATGGCGCCCTCCACGCGGTACGAGGCGCGGCCGGCGTTGGCGATTCGCACCTTCAGCGTCTTGGTGTGACCAAGCGCCGCCGGGCCGAAATCGATGGTCTCTGGACGGACGACGAAGGCGCTCTTCGCCTTCTGGGAGGCGGGCCGCTCACACGCCACCGCCACCACCATCGCCGCCACCAACCCCACCACCCCAAACGCCCTGCGCATGACAACCTCCCGACCCCACCGAGAGACGCCAGGAACCCACCCTGGCTCGCCTCACGGCTCCAGCGGGGGGCCCTCTGCAACCTCGGTGCCCGGTCCGCCCACAGAG
This genomic window from Myxococcus hansupus contains:
- the ogt gene encoding methylated-DNA--[protein]-cysteine S-methyltransferase; the encoded protein is MPPPLRLLIDRASTPIGQIWVVCDEAGALRAVDWDEYEARMMRLLRLHYGEHGYALAPASDPFGRTTALQAYLRGDIRAIDDLPVATAGTDFQREVWRALRDIPAGATTSYSKLAERIGRPKAVRAVGMANGANPIGVVVPCHRVVGANASLTGYGGGLERKQWLLDHERRHAPPSLSQPQPD
- a CDS encoding choice-of-anchor D domain-containing protein, encoding MRRAFGVVGLVAAMVVAVACERPASQKAKSAFVVRPETIDFGPAALGHTKTLKVRIANAGRASYRVEGAISSVPNVDIPPFEPFVLPAGGEQEIEVHFLPRVEGEIQGQVEILTDAEAGGRVPVKGRGVKAFIEVSPEALDFGNVPMGFVEMREVTVRNPSDVDSPLSLSLQGADADQFTAGQGLPSSLAPGEARVIPVAYAPRRLGTAEAALHVVVCDGCEPAVVPLTGTGVASKLEVTPLRVDFGRVALGATAEQVITVRNLGTEPLSFSGSQLVESSEGVFRVSNEPVVANNLLAPGAVVELRVAFTPSAVGKVRDGRVEIGVREQGSTAPGPKVALAGEGGGSCVTVLPRRLAFGTVAEGMTATRQVTVYNRCRDSVSVSDLELDTHQGGYFTLAQAPASVSVPAGQSVRVGVTFSPKAGNTVVSTGKLAVTVRDGGSLATEAVALEGQGGVFPPCQYALSQTLDFGKVPVGAEVALGATLRNTGSEACYLASMQLAQGSDGAFTATPVENGVLEPGKKASLVIRFKPPEEGRFTGLAEAWVNHPTLGHPLVQLQGEGVVGCFALQPTTLDFGVTKLSCGPRTRELVAVNSCVGPVQVNQVAFDADAGEFTVDGGGNAPWTLGPASTRPLTATYAPVDEGADTAALRFTLADGAVYTVGMVGLGVTKAEQTDRFFQESQAKVDVLFVVDNSGSMMEEQQSLGQNFASFLSAADGASVDYRIGVTTTGLDPSPGGWSECPGGAQGGENGRLFPVDGSRPRIITPGTPDAATVFANNTRVGVCHWNEQGLEAAYRALSDPLLYSEDDPRTPQPNDGNGGFLREDARLAIIFVSDEEDFSAQPVSFYETYLMALKGNDRSKLSINAIVGPADLSKCPTSSSSGSRYSQLALATGGVVDSICTPNWASSLEKLSDSTFGTNRKFPLSETPADPSSIVVHVDGVPVTSGWEYDAGENAVLFNRESAPSVGSLVEVTYALGCG
- a CDS encoding isocitrate lyase/PEP mutase family protein; protein product: MPPDTTAHAESFHALHQGPAPLILPNAWDAASARLFESLGAKAIATTSAGVAWAHGYPDGDSLPFEHLLATVNTITRIVRVPLTFDLEGGYSNDPGQVAVNAARLIEAGVVGINLEDGAGSPTALCEKIAHVRQASARLGVRLFINARTDVYLRGLVPEALRQDETLARAEQYRAAGADGFFVPGLVDAAGIQAITRGTPLPVNVLVRPGLPNAFELQRLGIRRLSSGSTIPLALWGQATALVSAFLADGRSEPLGQGAATYDTLNALMKPAAAP